From the genome of Vicia villosa cultivar HV-30 ecotype Madison, WI linkage group LG2, Vvil1.0, whole genome shotgun sequence, one region includes:
- the LOC131653677 gene encoding G-type lectin S-receptor-like serine/threonine-protein kinase At4g27290 isoform X1 yields MESFKVLVYCFLLFLFIPTFNTLETILPGQSIKGNETLISTNGTFEAGFFNFDSSNNQYFGIWYKDISPRTVVWIANRDSPLENSSGVLNVTEKGTLVIVDDPKGVMIWSSNKSTTAAKPSLQLLENGNLVVKDETKQDNILWQSFDFPGDTLLPGMRITSSLVNGDYKGLVSWTDTQDPSTGLYSYHIDTNGYPQVVIKKGNILVTRVGSWNGNSLSGFSSADLYKTFNITFVITEKEVSYGYELLDSSMVSRYLLNSAGQITRFSLSDDRKSWQIFFIGPIDRCDNYAKCGANSYCDADNSPICECLDGFIPKSREKWNSQNWTDGCVRRVKLDCDDNSDGFLKQVGVKLPDTSKSWFNKSMNLEECEGFCLRNCSCTGYANLDIRDGGSGCLVWFNNILDVKKLSSGGQDFYMRVAASELSAHTGLNKKKLAGILVGCIMFVAIMIILGVTIHRVRKKKLAKQGNNQVFSLNNLSNNNDNEDIDIPIFDLSTIANATNNFSIDNKLGQGGFGPVYKGKLENGQDIAVKRLCNTSGQGPKEFINEVKLIANLQHRNLVKLVGCCIQNDEKLLIYEFMINRSLDYFIFDQTRKSLLHWTRRFQIIGGIARGLVYLHEDSRLRIIHRDLKTSNILLDENMNPKISDFGLARTLWGDEAKGETRRIVGTHGYISPEYATRGFFSVKSDVFSFGVIILETISGKKNREYSVYHDLDLLGYAWRMWCEKTPLELIDESLSDLIVIEELEIMRCIQTGLLCVQERADDRPSMSAAVLMLNGEKTLPEPKEPAFYPHQFGSSSGTSNLHSNNEVSITLLQAR; encoded by the exons ATGGAAAGCTTCAAAGTGCTAGTTTATtgttttcttctctttctcttcataCCAACCTTCAATACCTTGGAAACCATTCTTCCAGGACAATCAATCAAAGGTAATGAGACTTTAATCTCTACAAATGGAACTTTTGAAGCAGGTTTCTTCAACTTTGATAGTTCTAATAACCAATATTTTGGTATATGGTACAAGGACATTTCACCAAGAACTGTTGTGTGGATAGCAAACCGAGATTCTCCATTGGAAAACTCATCAGGAGTTTTGAATGTTACTGAGAAAGGAACtctagttattgttgatgatccCAAAGGCGTTATGATATGGTCCTCTAACAAATCAACAACAGCTGCAAAACCAAGTTTGCAACTCTTGGAGAATGGAAACCTTGTTGTGAAAGATGAAACCAaacaagataatattttgtggCAAAGTTTTGATTTTCCTGGTGACACTTTACTCCCAGGTATGAGAATCACAAGTAGTTTAGTAAATGGCGATTATAAAGGTTTGGTTTCGTGGACAGATACGCAAGATCCTTCTACTGGTTTGTATTCATATCATATAGATACTAATGGTTATCCTCAAGTAGTGATTAAGAAAGGAAACATATTAGTAACTAGAGTTGGTTCATGGAACGGAAATAGTTTATCAGGATTTTCTTCGGCGGATCTTTACAAAACCTTTAATATCACTTTTGTGATTACTGAGAAGGAAGTTTCTTATGGATATGAACTTCTGGACAGTTCAATGGTTTCAAGGTACTTGCTTAACTCGGCGGGACAAATAACACGTTTCTCGCTGTCTGATGATAGAAAAAGTTGGCAAATTTTCTTCATTGGCCCAATAGATCGGTGTGACAATTATGCTAAGTGTGGTGCAAATTCTTATTGTGATGCTGATAATTCTCCGATCTGTGAGTGTCTTGATGGTTTCATTCCGAAATCTCGAGAAAAATGGAATTCGCAAAATTGGACTGATGGTTGTGTTAGGAGAGTGAAGTTAGATTGTGATGATAATAGTGATGGTTTTTTGAAGCAAGTGGGGGTGAAGCTGCCAGATACATCAAAATCTTGGTTTAATAAAAGCATGAACCTTGAAGAATGTGAGGGATTCTGTTTAAGAAACTGTTCTTGCACAGGTTATGCAAATTTAGATATCAGAGATGGTGGAAGTGGTTGCTTGGTTTGGTTTAATAACATTTTGGATGTCAAAAAGCTAAGCTCTGGAGGACAAGACTTTTACATGAGAGTTGCAGCTTCTGAACTAAGTGCTCACACAGGTTTGAACAAGAAGAAGCTTGCAGGAATTCTAGTAGGCTGTATAATGTTTGTTGCGATCATGATAATACTTGGAGTCACCATACATCGCGTCCGGAAGAAGAAACTAGCGAAACAAG GGAATAATCAAGTATTCAGCTTGAATAATCTTTCCAACAATAATGATAATGAAGATATTGACATACCAATATTTGATTTATCAACCATAGCAAATGCAACTAATAACTTCTCCATTGATAACAAATTGGGGCAGGGAGGTTTTGGGCCGGTTTACAAG GGTAAATTGGAAAATGGACAAGATATAGCTGTGAAGAGACTTTGCAATACTTCAGGACAAGGACCAAAGGAGTTCATAAATGAAGTTAAGCTAATTGCCAATCTTCAGCATAGAAATCTTGTTAAACTAGTTGGTTGTTGCATTCAAAATGATGAGAAACTCTTGATTTATGAATTCATGATCAACAGAAGCTTGGACTACTTCATTTTCG ACCAAACTAGAAAGAGTTTACTGCATTGGACTCGACGGTTCCAAATTATCGGCGGTATTGCTCGAGGACTCGTTTATCTTCATGAAGATTCAAGATTAAGAATTATTCACCGAGATCTCAAGACAAGCAATATTCTTCTAGACGAAAATATGAATCCTAAAATATCAGACTTTGGTCTTGCTAGAACATTATGGGGAGATGAAGCTAAAGGTGAAACAAGAAGAATAGTAGGAACTCA TGGTTACATATCTCCAGAGTATGCAACACGCGGATTTTTCTCAGTGAAGTCAGATGTATTTAGCTTTGGTGTTATTATACTAGAGACAATCAGTGGAAAAAAGAATAGAGAATATAGTGTCTATCATGATCTCGATCTTCTCGGATAT GCATGGAGAATGTGGTGTGAAAAAACACCGTTGGAGCTGATAGACGAGTCTCTAAGCGATTTGATTGTTATAGAAGAACTAGAAATTATGAGATGTATTCAGACAGGGTTATTATGTGTTCAAGAGAGAGCTGATGATAGGCCATCTATGTCAGCTGCAGTTCTAATGTTGAATGGTGAGAAAACATTGCCAGAGCCAAAGGAACCAGCCTTTTATCCACACCAGTTTGGTTCTTCTTCAGGAACTAGTAATCTGCATTCGAACAATGAAGTTTCCATAACATTGTTACAAGCAAGATAG
- the LOC131653677 gene encoding G-type lectin S-receptor-like serine/threonine-protein kinase At4g27290 isoform X2, whose product MIWSSNKSTTAAKPSLQLLENGNLVVKDETKQDNILWQSFDFPGDTLLPGMRITSSLVNGDYKGLVSWTDTQDPSTGLYSYHIDTNGYPQVVIKKGNILVTRVGSWNGNSLSGFSSADLYKTFNITFVITEKEVSYGYELLDSSMVSRYLLNSAGQITRFSLSDDRKSWQIFFIGPIDRCDNYAKCGANSYCDADNSPICECLDGFIPKSREKWNSQNWTDGCVRRVKLDCDDNSDGFLKQVGVKLPDTSKSWFNKSMNLEECEGFCLRNCSCTGYANLDIRDGGSGCLVWFNNILDVKKLSSGGQDFYMRVAASELSAHTGLNKKKLAGILVGCIMFVAIMIILGVTIHRVRKKKLAKQGNNQVFSLNNLSNNNDNEDIDIPIFDLSTIANATNNFSIDNKLGQGGFGPVYKGKLENGQDIAVKRLCNTSGQGPKEFINEVKLIANLQHRNLVKLVGCCIQNDEKLLIYEFMINRSLDYFIFDQTRKSLLHWTRRFQIIGGIARGLVYLHEDSRLRIIHRDLKTSNILLDENMNPKISDFGLARTLWGDEAKGETRRIVGTHGYISPEYATRGFFSVKSDVFSFGVIILETISGKKNREYSVYHDLDLLGYAWRMWCEKTPLELIDESLSDLIVIEELEIMRCIQTGLLCVQERADDRPSMSAAVLMLNGEKTLPEPKEPAFYPHQFGSSSGTSNLHSNNEVSITLLQAR is encoded by the exons ATGATATGGTCCTCTAACAAATCAACAACAGCTGCAAAACCAAGTTTGCAACTCTTGGAGAATGGAAACCTTGTTGTGAAAGATGAAACCAaacaagataatattttgtggCAAAGTTTTGATTTTCCTGGTGACACTTTACTCCCAGGTATGAGAATCACAAGTAGTTTAGTAAATGGCGATTATAAAGGTTTGGTTTCGTGGACAGATACGCAAGATCCTTCTACTGGTTTGTATTCATATCATATAGATACTAATGGTTATCCTCAAGTAGTGATTAAGAAAGGAAACATATTAGTAACTAGAGTTGGTTCATGGAACGGAAATAGTTTATCAGGATTTTCTTCGGCGGATCTTTACAAAACCTTTAATATCACTTTTGTGATTACTGAGAAGGAAGTTTCTTATGGATATGAACTTCTGGACAGTTCAATGGTTTCAAGGTACTTGCTTAACTCGGCGGGACAAATAACACGTTTCTCGCTGTCTGATGATAGAAAAAGTTGGCAAATTTTCTTCATTGGCCCAATAGATCGGTGTGACAATTATGCTAAGTGTGGTGCAAATTCTTATTGTGATGCTGATAATTCTCCGATCTGTGAGTGTCTTGATGGTTTCATTCCGAAATCTCGAGAAAAATGGAATTCGCAAAATTGGACTGATGGTTGTGTTAGGAGAGTGAAGTTAGATTGTGATGATAATAGTGATGGTTTTTTGAAGCAAGTGGGGGTGAAGCTGCCAGATACATCAAAATCTTGGTTTAATAAAAGCATGAACCTTGAAGAATGTGAGGGATTCTGTTTAAGAAACTGTTCTTGCACAGGTTATGCAAATTTAGATATCAGAGATGGTGGAAGTGGTTGCTTGGTTTGGTTTAATAACATTTTGGATGTCAAAAAGCTAAGCTCTGGAGGACAAGACTTTTACATGAGAGTTGCAGCTTCTGAACTAAGTGCTCACACAGGTTTGAACAAGAAGAAGCTTGCAGGAATTCTAGTAGGCTGTATAATGTTTGTTGCGATCATGATAATACTTGGAGTCACCATACATCGCGTCCGGAAGAAGAAACTAGCGAAACAAG GGAATAATCAAGTATTCAGCTTGAATAATCTTTCCAACAATAATGATAATGAAGATATTGACATACCAATATTTGATTTATCAACCATAGCAAATGCAACTAATAACTTCTCCATTGATAACAAATTGGGGCAGGGAGGTTTTGGGCCGGTTTACAAG GGTAAATTGGAAAATGGACAAGATATAGCTGTGAAGAGACTTTGCAATACTTCAGGACAAGGACCAAAGGAGTTCATAAATGAAGTTAAGCTAATTGCCAATCTTCAGCATAGAAATCTTGTTAAACTAGTTGGTTGTTGCATTCAAAATGATGAGAAACTCTTGATTTATGAATTCATGATCAACAGAAGCTTGGACTACTTCATTTTCG ACCAAACTAGAAAGAGTTTACTGCATTGGACTCGACGGTTCCAAATTATCGGCGGTATTGCTCGAGGACTCGTTTATCTTCATGAAGATTCAAGATTAAGAATTATTCACCGAGATCTCAAGACAAGCAATATTCTTCTAGACGAAAATATGAATCCTAAAATATCAGACTTTGGTCTTGCTAGAACATTATGGGGAGATGAAGCTAAAGGTGAAACAAGAAGAATAGTAGGAACTCA TGGTTACATATCTCCAGAGTATGCAACACGCGGATTTTTCTCAGTGAAGTCAGATGTATTTAGCTTTGGTGTTATTATACTAGAGACAATCAGTGGAAAAAAGAATAGAGAATATAGTGTCTATCATGATCTCGATCTTCTCGGATAT GCATGGAGAATGTGGTGTGAAAAAACACCGTTGGAGCTGATAGACGAGTCTCTAAGCGATTTGATTGTTATAGAAGAACTAGAAATTATGAGATGTATTCAGACAGGGTTATTATGTGTTCAAGAGAGAGCTGATGATAGGCCATCTATGTCAGCTGCAGTTCTAATGTTGAATGGTGAGAAAACATTGCCAGAGCCAAAGGAACCAGCCTTTTATCCACACCAGTTTGGTTCTTCTTCAGGAACTAGTAATCTGCATTCGAACAATGAAGTTTCCATAACATTGTTACAAGCAAGATAG